A genomic region of Homalodisca vitripennis isolate AUS2020 chromosome 5, UT_GWSS_2.1, whole genome shotgun sequence contains the following coding sequences:
- the LOC124362377 gene encoding lysosomal aspartic protease-like, translated as MYTLRQLLIDELSDIRNESADLPSVTYSAHNHPYLSIMYFNISLTILLLPCLFTLSVVSSKNIISISLKKQKTNETLELIGSHMKGLRLLQGRANVTLYDVQDTYYYGTMNVGTPPQTFNVIFDSGSADLWVPSIQICSTYPSFCERHKVYKSSTSNTYKKDGQQFSITYGKGGASGFVSQDNIEVAGVQVTGQVFGEATSIDSAGMASYFDGIFGLAYPKLSNIGTNPPFVNMIRQGVLEQPVFAFYLNKDDSSEDRGELVLGGVSSDHYSGSFTYTPVLSPSYWIIKMDSVQINSNAVSGSQQAIPDSGTSFMYGPSDVMNVIINAIGGQYQNGLYIVPCSSTESLPSVTFVINSTPFVLLPEDYIVKISGVCVSGFIGETSFPFFILGDVFMRKYYTKFDMGKNQVGFAKAKTIGDPSTAKHDSDDSSNSAFILQDISVIKHVLVILIICCSHYIY; from the exons ATGTACACATTACGTCAATTATTAATAGATGAACTATCAGACATCAGAAATGAATCAGCAGACCTACCTAGTGTCACATATAGTGCTCATAACCACCCATACCTTTCAATAATGTACTTCAATATATCTTTAACAATTTTGTTGCTGCCATGCCTGTTCACATTAAG CGTGGTGAGTTCAAAGAATATTATATCCATCAGCCTAAAGAAGCAAAAAACTAACGAAACTCTGGAACTCATTGGGAGCCATATGAAAGGTCTAAGACTACTTCAAGGTCGTGCCAACGTAACCTTGTATGATGTGCAAGAT acaTATTACTATGGGACAATGAATGTGGGAACGCCTCCCCAGACATTTAACGTCATTTTTGATTCAGGATCAGCTGATTTGTGGGTACCATCTATCCAGATATGTTCCACATATCCTAGTTTTTGCG AAAGACACAAAGTATATAAGTCAAGCACAAGTAATACCTACAAAAAGGATGGACAACAGTTTAGTATAACTTACGGAAAAGGCGGAGCTTCAGGTTTCGTGTCACAGGATAACATTGAG GTGGCAGGAGTACAGGTTACAGGACAAGTGTTTGGAGAGGCAACATCAATTGATAGCGCAGGTATGGCTTCATATTTCGATGGAATATTTGGTCTGGCTTATCCGAAACTCTCTAACATTGGAACTAACCCTCCTTTTGTGAACATGATTCGGCAAGGCGTTCTGGAGCAACCTGTTTTCGCTTTCTATTtgaataa agacGATTCGTCTGAGGACAGAGGGGAGTTGGTTCTAGGAGGCGTAAGTTCCGACCACTACAGTGGTAGCTTCACATACACACCTGTACTGTCTCCAAGTTACTGGATTATAAAAATGGACAG tgtCCAGATCAATTCAAATGCAGTGAGCGGTTCACAACAAGCCATTCCAGACTCCGGAACAAGTTTTATGTATGGACCTTCTGATGTTATGAATGTTATTATTAATGCTATTGGAGGCCAGTATCAGAACGGTTTGTATATT GTTCCCTGTTCCTCGACCGAAAGTTTGCCCAGTGTGACCTTTGTTATCAACAGCACACCGTTTGTATTACTACCAGAAGATTACATTGTTAAG ATTTCTGGAGTATGTGTCAGCGGTTTCATAGGAGAAACCAGCTTCCCATTCTTCATCCTTGGAGATGTGTTCATGCGCAAATATTATACCAAGTTTGACATGGGAAAGAACCAAGTTGGTTTCGCTAAAGCGAAAACTATCGGGGATCCCTCGACGGCAAAACACGATTCGGACGACTCTAGTAATAGTGCCTTTATACTACAAGACATTAGTGTTATAAAACATGTGTTAGTCATACTGATAATTTGTTGCTCGCATTACATATATTGA
- the LOC124362378 gene encoding cyprosin-like, with translation MLLGCTLLFLLFTCFSVESLRKENVLTVGLKRVQREHNVERLSALARAVKSNSFGDQQAVTLKDVQDVYYYGIMSFGTPKQLVNILFDSGSADLWVASIDICTYDNTYCRVHSTYSHNVSQTYHKNGSTFAIQYGIGSTSGYVSIDNIEVGQLLVTGQYFGEATSIDTNTAATQFDGIFGLAYPALSVIGTAPPFVNMIIQNVVNESVFAFYLNRVDETTEGELVLGGIDPSHYTGNITYTPVVEQSYWLINIDGMYVNSKVISLNNTAVPDSGTSLLYGPTKYMDEVNTLIGGQESGGLYFVDCSAVDSLPNVTFVISNTSFVLEPKDYILKVSNGSAVACVSGFVGSDSPGFFILGDVFMRKYYTVFDMGNNQVGFAEALVVTSGGFGIFNMNTLLITLIFQTVYIFLRNL, from the exons ATGCTGCTTGGGTGTACCTTGCTGTTTCTTCTCTTTACTTGTTTCTCAGTTGAAAG TTTGAGAAAGGAAAATGTTCTCACCGTTGGTTTAAAGAGGGTGCAGCGCGAGCACAATGTAGAGAGGTTATCTGCCCTAGCTCGTGCAGTCAAGAGCAACAGCTTTGGCGATCAACAGGCTGTCACTCTCAAGGACGTACAAGAC GTATACTATTATGGCATTATGAGCTTCGGCACTCCTAAACAGTTGGTGAATATACTTTTTGATTCAGGATCCGCTGACTTATGGGTTGCCTCTATTGACATTTGCACCTATGACAATACATACTGTA GGGTTCATAGCACATACTCGCATAATGTTAGTCAAACCTACCACAAAAATGGTTCCACTTTTGCCATACAGTATGGAATTGGTTCAACGAGTGGTTACGTTTCTATAGATAACATTGAG GTAGGACAGCTGCTAGTCACCGGTCAGTATTTTGGAGAAGCTACAAGTATTGACACCAATACGGCCGCTACGCAGTTTGACGGAATTTTCGGCCTGGCTTACCCTGCACTCTCGGTTATAGGTACCGCACCACCGTTCGTTAACATGATCATACAAAACGTAGTAAATGAATCAGTCTTCGCCTTTTATCTAAACag aGTTGATGAAACTACTGAAGGAGAGCTTGTTCTGGGTGGAATAGACCCCAGTCACTACACTGGAAACATAACCTACACTCCTGTCGTAGAACAAAGTTATTGGTTGATAAACATCGACGG AATGTATGTCAACTCCAAGGTAATTTCATTAAACAATACAGCGGTTCCCGACTCAGGGACGAGTCTTCTGTATGGACCCACCAAGTATATGGATGAGGTTAATACTCTCATTGGAGGACAGGAATCTGGAGggttatatttt GTTGATTGCTCAGCTGTTGACAGTTTGCCAAATGTCACTTTTGTCATCAGCAACACATCCTTTGTGTTAGAACCTAAAGACTACATTTTGAAG gTCTCAAACGGCAGTGCTGTTGCATGTGTGAGTGGTTTTGTTGGTTCTGACTCACCGGGTTTCTTCATCTTGGGAGATGTGTTCATGCGCAAGTACTACACAGTGTTCGACATGGGTAACAATCAAGTCGGATTCGCTGAAGCTCTCGTCGTCACCTCCGGAGGATTCGGAATCTTCAACATGAATACATTGTTGATAACATTGATTTTTCAaactgtgtatatatttttaagaaatttatag